A stretch of the Vibrio gazogenes genome encodes the following:
- a CDS encoding HlyD family secretion protein translates to MTPDQKFARWVKYASALFIVLFAYFLLADTVMPLTPQAMATRVITKIAPRVSGQINQVYVHNNQQVQQGDLLFEIDPAPYQLAVEKAKIDLEKAIQDNQQLDASIAAAQADAEANQIVFNQKVREAKRLDKLFTRNGVSQQQRDDALSNATAAKANLMAAQARLKELRVRRGTTTHENVTVKMAQNRLQQAALNLSYTQIKAEHAGIITNLQLMVGTYANKGTPLIALVDKKLDIIADFREKSLRNFRHNTPALITFDRDPGRLYTAKVSTIDAGVSSGQFDANGSLASPTSSNRWVRDAQRIRLHLTLNQPLPENLPSGARATVQLIPNQPVFAWFARMQIHALSLLHYIY, encoded by the coding sequence ATGACCCCTGATCAAAAATTTGCACGCTGGGTGAAATACGCCAGTGCGCTTTTCATCGTCCTTTTCGCCTATTTTTTACTGGCAGATACAGTGATGCCACTGACGCCACAGGCGATGGCAACCCGTGTCATTACGAAGATTGCTCCCAGAGTCAGCGGACAAATCAATCAAGTGTATGTCCATAACAACCAACAAGTTCAGCAAGGCGATCTCCTGTTTGAGATCGATCCTGCGCCCTATCAGCTTGCTGTCGAGAAAGCCAAAATAGATTTGGAAAAAGCCATTCAGGACAATCAACAATTAGATGCTTCGATTGCAGCTGCACAAGCAGATGCCGAAGCCAATCAAATTGTGTTTAACCAAAAAGTTCGGGAAGCCAAACGTTTAGATAAACTCTTTACCCGTAATGGGGTCTCCCAACAACAACGCGATGATGCATTAAGTAATGCGACTGCGGCAAAAGCAAACCTGATGGCCGCACAAGCCCGGCTGAAAGAGTTACGAGTACGTCGCGGGACAACGACACATGAGAATGTCACGGTGAAGATGGCACAGAATCGCCTTCAGCAAGCAGCACTGAATCTCTCTTATACCCAAATCAAAGCAGAACATGCCGGCATTATCACCAACCTACAACTCATGGTCGGAACTTACGCCAATAAAGGCACACCATTGATTGCTCTGGTCGATAAAAAACTGGATATCATTGCGGATTTCAGAGAAAAGAGTCTGCGCAATTTTCGCCATAATACCCCGGCACTGATTACTTTTGATCGCGATCCGGGCCGCCTTTATACCGCTAAAGTCAGTACCATCGATGCGGGGGTTAGTAGTGGCCAATTTGATGCGAACGGCTCTCTTGCCTCTCCGACAAGTTCAAACCGGTGGGTCAGAGATGCCCAGCGGATCCGACTCCATCTGACGCTCAATCAGCCGCTGCCAGAAAATCTGCCATCCGGTGCCAGAGCCACGGTACAACTGATCCCCAATCAACCGGTGTTTGCTTGGTTTGCGCGGATGCAAATTCATGCACTGAGTTTATTGCACTACATTTACTGA
- a CDS encoding DUF2955 domain-containing protein translates to MRLWTHPLNDNDLRQCLRIATGATLGFAFSKYFGWNFGVFFTVVPMLLLGMIPVLNGHIARQMIASAVICTLEVGLLAGLFGGHPGIMTIIALLLFLSKFACMARGPLFLFGANCVLNLSIMLHFASYSTTDINDMISCNMAANFLAIGIAYLMHYLIPDVAARQSPPPPAEPKRSHRFRHETLLGTGVATLSFLVFQTFNLSDSMSAQSTSLLLLFPMNWNGALGYARKRAMGTILGVFFGLSCQILLYDRSNQLILVIPLLWIGTMLFSYLHTKEASGSGVGFGGLTTLGILFGQYLTPSSDLTFNALYRISSILFAIVATLIATYILHRLLNTMEATKYGH, encoded by the coding sequence ATGCGCTTATGGACTCATCCTCTCAATGACAACGATCTCCGGCAGTGCTTACGGATTGCGACGGGGGCAACCCTCGGTTTTGCTTTTAGTAAATACTTTGGCTGGAATTTTGGGGTCTTTTTTACGGTCGTTCCGATGCTATTGCTGGGGATGATTCCGGTACTCAACGGACACATCGCCCGACAAATGATCGCATCAGCGGTGATCTGTACACTGGAAGTCGGCCTGCTCGCAGGCCTATTCGGCGGGCATCCGGGCATTATGACTATCATTGCGTTGTTACTGTTCCTCTCCAAATTTGCCTGTATGGCCCGCGGGCCATTATTCCTGTTCGGTGCAAACTGTGTGCTGAATCTGAGTATCATGCTGCATTTCGCCAGTTATTCAACCACCGATATTAACGACATGATCAGTTGTAACATGGCAGCGAATTTCCTTGCGATTGGGATTGCATACCTGATGCACTACCTCATTCCTGATGTGGCTGCCAGACAATCACCGCCACCACCGGCAGAGCCCAAACGCTCTCACCGTTTCCGCCATGAGACACTGTTAGGAACTGGTGTCGCGACATTATCATTTCTCGTGTTCCAGACCTTCAACCTCAGTGATTCAATGTCAGCGCAGTCCACCAGCCTGTTACTCCTGTTTCCGATGAACTGGAATGGCGCTTTGGGCTATGCCAGAAAAAGAGCCATGGGAACAATTTTGGGTGTTTTTTTTGGCCTGAGCTGTCAAATCCTGCTCTATGACCGCTCAAACCAATTGATACTAGTCATCCCATTACTGTGGATCGGTACGATGTTATTTAGCTATCTGCACACCAAAGAAGCAAGCGGTTCCGGGGTAGGGTTTGGCGGATTAACCACATTAGGGATTCTCTTCGGTCAGTACCTGACACCGTCCAGTGACTTAACATTCAATGCGTTATATCGAATTAGCAGTATCTTATTTGCTATTGTTGCCACTTTGATCGCGACATACATTCTCCATCGTCTCTTGAATACCATGGAAGCGACCAAATACGGGCACTGA
- a CDS encoding glycoside hydrolase family 1 protein, whose amino-acid sequence MSFKFPDSFLWGGATAANQIEGSYLSDGKGLSTSDVCPYGAFGDIVPRQAGDFNIKDLAIDFYHRYPEDIALFAEMGFTCLRLSIAWSRIFPHGDDAEPNEAGLAYYDKIFAELAKHGIQPLVTLSHYEMPLNLAEKYHGWASRDVIGFFEKYARVVFERYGHAVKLWLTFNEINVTLHEPFTGSGLPRDCDEQTRYQAIHHQLVASAKAVKACHEMIPDAKIGNMILGAIQYPFTCHPNDVMYTLTQNREWLMFGDVQARGYYPTYMTRKFKELGVEINITDDDREALKETIDFVSFSYYMSGCASADPDEQSKTQGNMLNMVANPYLKASEWGWQIDPVGLRYLLNFLYDRYQLPLFVVENGFGAKDVVNEAGEIVDDYRIDYLNDHLFQIGEAIQDGVELMGYTSWGPIDLVSASTAQLAKRYGYIYVDRNDDNQGTLDRIRKKSFYWYQDIIQSQGEKLAPPKA is encoded by the coding sequence ATGAGTTTTAAATTTCCCGATTCGTTTTTATGGGGAGGCGCAACGGCTGCGAACCAGATTGAAGGTTCTTACTTAAGCGACGGTAAAGGTCTATCCACTTCAGATGTATGCCCTTATGGTGCATTTGGCGACATTGTGCCTCGTCAGGCCGGCGATTTTAATATTAAAGATCTGGCGATTGATTTTTATCATCGTTATCCCGAGGATATCGCACTCTTTGCCGAAATGGGATTTACCTGCTTGCGCTTATCGATTGCCTGGAGTCGTATTTTTCCTCATGGAGATGATGCGGAACCCAATGAAGCGGGTTTAGCGTATTACGACAAAATTTTTGCTGAGTTAGCAAAGCATGGTATTCAACCGCTGGTGACACTCTCTCACTACGAGATGCCTCTGAATCTGGCGGAAAAATATCATGGTTGGGCGAGCCGTGATGTGATTGGTTTTTTTGAAAAGTATGCGCGCGTGGTGTTTGAACGTTATGGTCATGCAGTTAAGCTTTGGCTGACATTTAACGAGATTAATGTGACGTTGCATGAACCATTCACGGGTTCAGGTTTGCCGAGAGACTGTGACGAGCAAACGCGTTACCAAGCGATCCATCATCAGTTAGTTGCCAGTGCTAAAGCGGTAAAAGCGTGCCATGAAATGATTCCAGATGCCAAAATCGGCAATATGATTCTGGGTGCGATACAGTACCCATTCACTTGTCACCCGAATGATGTGATGTATACCCTGACGCAAAACAGGGAATGGCTGATGTTCGGTGATGTTCAGGCAAGAGGATATTATCCGACTTATATGACGCGTAAGTTCAAGGAACTGGGCGTTGAAATCAACATCACAGATGATGACCGGGAAGCCCTGAAAGAAACCATCGACTTTGTGTCGTTTAGCTATTATATGAGCGGATGTGCCAGCGCTGACCCGGACGAGCAGTCTAAAACGCAGGGTAACATGCTGAATATGGTGGCAAACCCGTACCTGAAAGCCTCTGAATGGGGCTGGCAGATTGATCCGGTTGGATTGCGTTATCTGCTTAACTTCTTATATGACCGTTATCAGCTACCGCTATTTGTGGTTGAAAATGGCTTTGGTGCGAAAGACGTTGTCAATGAAGCAGGTGAAATTGTCGATGATTATCGGATTGATTATCTGAATGATCACCTTTTCCAAATCGGTGAAGCGATTCAGGATGGTGTTGAACTGATGGGTTACACCAGTTGGGGGCCGATAGATTTAGTCAGTGCCAGTACTGCACAGCTTGCCAAACGTTATGGCTATATTTATGTTGATCGTAATGATGATAATCAGGGAACACTTGATCGGATACGCAAGAAAAGCTTCTACTGGTATCAGGATATTATCCAGTCGCAGGGAGAAAAACTGGCGCCACCGAAAGCGTAA
- a CDS encoding methyl-accepting chemotaxis protein, which yields MGYFSGWKIKYQIFTPIAFLLIAILTVSALGLKVNHQITQNTHLLTDYLSPATATVLNADRDLYQSAVALRDYMYLSSQQKKTKVQIDTYHDNQQQAYDRMLTSRELGEKAGIKLIPQEHQTYINTFNQWKNLSEKIIRLVNDEQYQPAYVILTQDQEKAFATLRLYYDKFGEKLESRRQAVAQEIHNLEAQQELYTTIASLFSMVIGLGFLFYIPRLISTRLQALTAKMKELSQSGGDLTLRLPDTGNNELSQLAKATNEFIIYLHKMLLTIEDEVSGIHNHANQLKSLTSKTGTSATKQNTALDDIAHSISELNTAISEVAQQSQRSSDESNHARADVTNSHQGIQNAIHQITTLVQEMEGAASVISKLEQDSQSINSVVDTIRGIAEQTNLLALNAAIEAARAGDSGRGFAVVADEVRALAQKTQESTQSIQATLSELNAGVKKAVDTIKSSTEKAVETSGYTDSAGADMNLIIERVNSITDFSVQIAAATEEQSVVVNQVNSNMEQMRESSKEVTVNASEANDAINEVTLSIQKLSKQVASFKLS from the coding sequence ATGGGGTACTTTTCTGGTTGGAAAATTAAGTATCAGATTTTCACACCCATTGCTTTCTTATTGATAGCAATTCTAACGGTGTCTGCACTCGGGTTAAAAGTGAACCATCAGATTACTCAGAACACCCATCTGCTGACAGATTACCTCTCCCCGGCAACGGCAACGGTATTAAATGCAGATCGAGATCTCTATCAGTCAGCCGTTGCATTGCGAGACTATATGTATCTGTCCTCACAACAGAAAAAAACCAAAGTGCAAATCGATACATATCATGACAATCAACAGCAAGCCTATGACAGAATGCTAACATCGAGAGAGCTCGGAGAAAAAGCCGGGATAAAACTCATTCCTCAGGAGCATCAGACTTACATTAACACCTTTAACCAGTGGAAAAACCTGTCAGAGAAGATTATCCGTTTAGTGAATGATGAGCAATACCAACCCGCCTATGTCATCCTCACCCAAGATCAGGAAAAAGCGTTCGCTACACTGCGTTTATACTACGACAAATTCGGTGAGAAGTTGGAGTCTCGTCGTCAAGCCGTCGCACAGGAAATTCACAATTTAGAGGCGCAGCAAGAATTATATACGACGATTGCCAGCCTCTTTTCGATGGTGATCGGTCTTGGGTTCTTATTCTATATTCCACGCTTAATTTCAACTCGGTTACAAGCATTAACCGCCAAGATGAAAGAGCTGAGTCAATCCGGTGGCGACTTAACACTCAGGCTCCCGGACACGGGCAATAATGAGCTGTCACAACTGGCGAAAGCAACCAATGAATTCATCATCTATCTGCACAAGATGTTGCTGACCATTGAAGATGAGGTCTCGGGAATCCATAACCATGCCAATCAGCTAAAAAGCCTGACATCCAAAACCGGAACGAGTGCTACGAAGCAAAATACGGCCCTCGATGATATTGCCCATTCTATCTCCGAGCTGAACACGGCAATCTCTGAAGTCGCTCAACAATCTCAACGCTCATCTGATGAATCCAATCATGCCAGAGCAGATGTCACCAATTCCCATCAGGGAATTCAAAACGCAATTCACCAAATCACCACTCTCGTTCAAGAGATGGAGGGGGCAGCGAGTGTCATCAGTAAGTTAGAGCAAGACAGTCAGAGTATCAACTCCGTCGTTGATACGATTCGAGGGATCGCAGAACAAACCAACTTACTGGCACTCAATGCCGCCATAGAAGCGGCTCGGGCTGGTGATTCCGGAAGAGGCTTTGCAGTGGTTGCCGATGAAGTCCGCGCTTTAGCCCAGAAAACGCAGGAATCCACGCAAAGTATTCAAGCAACACTATCGGAACTGAATGCCGGCGTCAAAAAAGCAGTGGATACGATAAAATCCAGTACCGAAAAAGCCGTTGAAACATCAGGCTATACCGATTCTGCGGGAGCAGATATGAATCTGATTATCGAAAGGGTCAATAGTATTACTGACTTTTCTGTTCAAATTGCAGCCGCAACCGAAGAACAAAGCGTGGTCGTCAATCAAGTCAATAGTAACATGGAGCAAATGCGTGAAAGCTCAAAAGAGGTCACGGTAAACGCATCTGAAGCGAATGATGCCATCAATGAAGTCACCTTATCCATTCAGAAACTCTCTAAGCAGGTGGCATCATTTAAGCTCTCCTAA
- a CDS encoding DoxX family protein, with amino-acid sequence MHFLRKLLSSNAQYAPLMLRVPVGIILMAHGAQKLFGWFGGYGLEGTGKWMASIGIEPGMLMAGLAGSGEFFGGMFLLLGLLTRPAACVTAFTMVVAIFSVHINNGLFLSNNGYEYALALLAMSVSLIVSGSGKLSLDQAILRTIKS; translated from the coding sequence ATGCACTTTTTACGTAAATTACTCAGTTCTAATGCTCAATATGCGCCACTGATGCTTCGTGTTCCGGTCGGCATCATTCTGATGGCGCACGGCGCTCAGAAACTCTTTGGCTGGTTTGGTGGGTATGGTCTCGAAGGGACAGGCAAATGGATGGCCTCTATCGGTATTGAGCCCGGAATGCTCATGGCTGGTCTAGCTGGTAGCGGAGAATTCTTCGGTGGTATGTTCCTGTTACTCGGGCTACTGACCAGACCAGCGGCATGTGTCACCGCTTTTACGATGGTGGTCGCGATTTTTTCCGTACACATCAACAACGGTCTGTTTCTGTCTAATAATGGTTATGAGTATGCGCTTGCACTCCTCGCAATGTCTGTCTCACTCATTGTCTCCGGCTCCGGAAAGCTGAGTCTCGATCAAGCCATCCTGCGCACGATCAAATCATAA
- a CDS encoding LysR family transcriptional regulator: protein MDVKVFRTFLELARVRHFGRAAENLYLTQAAVSARIKQLESYFDTQLFTRDRNNIKLTSAGERLISYAEVMVATLQQAKFELSLESGKALQLTIGGTPNIWDAYLQHCLSKVTDTFTGYGFIAEVMGREQLSRGLLERTLDMAFVFDPIKAEELHCQKVTDLTLLFVSTQPQSVDEAFRHHYVYVDWGARFAAEHAERHPGVTTPFLRTSTARIALDFILEKQGSAYLPASLVEPFLRTGQLHCIDGGAEWRRPVYLSYRKNSSSVDAIGQVELLVKDIDPLTAFSLQQAGDIGRD from the coding sequence ATGGACGTCAAAGTCTTTCGTACTTTTCTGGAATTGGCTCGGGTGCGCCATTTTGGCCGGGCAGCAGAAAATTTATATTTAACGCAGGCAGCAGTCAGTGCTCGTATTAAGCAACTTGAAAGCTATTTTGATACTCAATTGTTTACCCGAGATCGCAATAATATCAAGTTGACTTCAGCCGGAGAGCGGCTGATTAGTTATGCAGAAGTCATGGTTGCAACTTTACAACAGGCGAAGTTCGAGCTGTCACTGGAAAGTGGTAAAGCGCTCCAGTTAACAATTGGCGGAACGCCAAACATTTGGGATGCTTATTTACAACACTGTCTGAGTAAAGTTACAGACACGTTTACCGGCTACGGGTTTATTGCGGAAGTGATGGGACGGGAGCAGTTGAGCCGAGGATTGCTTGAGCGGACTCTGGACATGGCATTTGTATTTGACCCGATTAAGGCCGAAGAACTACATTGCCAGAAAGTGACGGATCTGACACTGCTCTTTGTTTCAACGCAGCCACAGTCAGTCGATGAGGCTTTCAGGCATCATTATGTTTATGTGGATTGGGGCGCTCGGTTTGCTGCTGAACATGCAGAGCGGCATCCCGGTGTAACAACACCATTTTTACGGACGTCAACAGCCAGAATTGCCCTCGATTTCATTCTTGAAAAGCAAGGAAGTGCTTACTTACCTGCATCGTTGGTTGAACCTTTTCTACGGACTGGTCAGCTACACTGTATTGACGGGGGAGCTGAATGGAGAAGACCTGTTTATCTCAGTTATCGCAAAAACAGCTCATCGGTTGATGCGATCGGGCAGGTTGAACTATTGGTCAAAGATATCGACCCGCTGACGGCTTTCTCATTGCAGCAAGCGGGCGATATCGGCAGGGATTAG
- a CDS encoding DUF413 domain-containing protein: MSEIEFRYGKKRFYDNKKFPRGFAKSGDFTLAEEELLIQFGETMSQLESGVLEPVNADERHFLLVLNHPEKASTKLERVWLKYVRLARGRKRFHTLNGRNKPDALDEFVDDSDIETES; the protein is encoded by the coding sequence ATGTCTGAGATTGAATTCCGCTACGGAAAAAAGCGTTTTTACGACAACAAAAAATTCCCACGGGGATTTGCTAAATCGGGTGATTTTACACTGGCTGAAGAAGAACTGCTGATTCAGTTTGGTGAGACAATGTCCCAATTGGAGTCTGGAGTCCTTGAGCCGGTAAATGCCGATGAAAGACATTTTCTTCTTGTGCTCAACCATCCAGAAAAAGCCTCGACAAAACTGGAGCGAGTCTGGTTGAAATATGTCCGTCTTGCTCGTGGCCGAAAACGCTTCCATACCTTGAATGGTCGCAACAAACCGGATGCGCTCGACGAATTTGTTGATGATTCAGATATCGAGACAGAAAGCTGA
- a CDS encoding PTS mannitol transporter subunit IICBA has translation MISPDAKVKIQNFGRFLSNMVMPNIGAFIAWGFITALFIPTGWTPNETLAALVGPMITYLLPLLIGYTGGKLVGGERGAVVGAITTMGVIVGADIPMFMGAMIAGPIGGWAIKTFDKKVDGKVKSGFEMLVNNFSAGIIGMIFAIIAFFLIGPFVKVLSTALATGVDVLVKAHLLPLTSLFVEPAKILFLNNAINHGIFSPLGIQQASETGKSIFFLIEANPGPGLGILLAYIVFGKGTAKQTAGGATIIHFLGGIHEIYFPYILMNPRLILAAIAGGMTGVFVLTVFGAGLVSPASPGSIFAVLLMTPKSSLIGVLCSIAAATAVSFTVASLLMKTQRNQETDDEDSLEKATSQMQEMKAGSKGSSSTQPFTGNVKKIIVACDAGMGSSAMGASMLRKKVQAAGLDIQVTNLAINNLPQDVDIVITHKDLTDRARKHAPSAHHISLTNFLDNEMYNNLVSEIKKSDAGQSVVPQNADAEAQPAFQIEARNIHLNLKASNKEEAIRYAGEQLVALGYADASYIDAMFEREKMVSTYLGESIAVPHGTIEAKNHVLKTGIVICQYPDGVRFTDDEDGIAKLVIGIAAQNDEHMGVISTITNALDDPDAIATLTSTDDVNAILDVLGNTTA, from the coding sequence ATGATATCACCAGATGCAAAGGTCAAGATACAGAATTTTGGCCGGTTCTTGTCCAACATGGTTATGCCGAACATTGGGGCATTTATCGCATGGGGATTTATTACAGCACTGTTCATTCCAACAGGATGGACACCCAATGAAACACTGGCTGCACTTGTCGGCCCAATGATTACCTACTTATTGCCACTGTTGATCGGTTATACCGGGGGTAAACTCGTTGGTGGTGAACGCGGCGCTGTCGTGGGTGCGATTACAACCATGGGCGTTATCGTCGGTGCTGATATCCCAATGTTTATGGGCGCAATGATTGCGGGTCCAATCGGTGGATGGGCAATTAAAACGTTCGACAAAAAAGTCGATGGGAAAGTCAAAAGTGGCTTCGAAATGTTGGTCAACAACTTCTCGGCCGGTATTATTGGTATGATCTTCGCGATCATCGCTTTTTTCCTGATTGGCCCATTCGTCAAAGTCCTCTCTACTGCCCTTGCAACAGGGGTAGACGTCTTAGTGAAAGCACACCTACTCCCTTTGACTTCACTTTTTGTCGAACCCGCTAAGATTCTATTTCTGAACAACGCCATCAACCACGGTATTTTCTCTCCACTGGGAATTCAACAAGCCAGTGAAACGGGTAAATCGATCTTCTTCCTGATTGAAGCGAACCCAGGACCTGGATTGGGGATTCTTCTGGCTTATATCGTATTTGGTAAAGGAACAGCGAAACAAACCGCCGGTGGCGCAACCATCATTCACTTCTTGGGTGGGATCCACGAGATTTATTTCCCATACATTCTGATGAATCCTCGCTTGATTCTCGCAGCGATTGCTGGCGGGATGACAGGGGTCTTTGTCTTAACTGTATTTGGTGCCGGTTTAGTATCACCAGCATCACCCGGTTCGATTTTTGCCGTATTACTGATGACACCGAAGAGCTCACTAATTGGCGTGCTTTGTTCAATCGCCGCCGCGACAGCTGTCTCATTTACGGTTGCGTCACTGTTGATGAAAACACAAAGAAATCAAGAAACCGATGATGAAGATTCGCTAGAGAAAGCAACATCGCAAATGCAAGAAATGAAAGCTGGATCGAAAGGCTCATCAAGCACTCAGCCATTCACAGGTAATGTGAAAAAGATCATTGTCGCGTGTGATGCAGGCATGGGTTCCAGTGCGATGGGCGCCAGTATGCTGCGTAAAAAAGTACAAGCAGCGGGATTGGATATTCAAGTCACCAATCTGGCCATTAATAATCTTCCTCAAGATGTTGATATCGTTATTACGCATAAAGATTTAACCGACCGAGCCCGCAAACATGCGCCATCGGCACACCACATTTCCTTAACCAACTTTCTGGATAATGAGATGTATAACAATCTCGTCAGTGAGATAAAAAAGTCTGATGCCGGTCAATCTGTCGTTCCCCAGAACGCTGACGCGGAGGCTCAACCGGCATTCCAAATAGAAGCCCGTAACATTCACTTAAACCTCAAAGCAAGTAACAAAGAAGAAGCCATCCGTTATGCCGGAGAACAACTCGTCGCACTCGGATATGCAGACGCCAGCTATATCGATGCCATGTTTGAAAGAGAAAAAATGGTATCAACGTATCTGGGTGAATCCATCGCGGTACCGCACGGTACGATTGAAGCGAAGAATCACGTTCTGAAAACCGGGATTGTCATTTGCCAATACCCCGATGGTGTTCGGTTTACAGATGACGAAGATGGCATTGCCAAACTGGTCATCGGTATCGCAGCACAGAATGATGAACATATGGGGGTCATTTCAACGATCACCAATGCGCTCGATGATCCGGATGCAATCGCAACACTCACATCAACAGATGACGTGAACGCCATTTTAGACGTGTTGGGAAATACCACGGCATAA